In Pseudomonadota bacterium, the DNA window ACCAGCGAATACCGCCGCGGGCGACCTTGCCGCCGCGCAGATGCACACCCTCGACCCGCGGTGAGTAGACGAACACCTCATAGTTGGGCAGCGGCTTGGGTAGGTTGGGGATGCGTTCCGGGTCAAACTTGAAAGACATCAATGCCTTTTCCGCGCCGTTGGCCTGACGCTGAAAATAGTTGGTCCGCAACGTCGCCCGGAATACTTCCAGGAACGCCCTTAATATCCGATCATGATCGAGACTCGCCACCTGGTCGAGCGCATCGTCCAACGCTTGGGCGGTGGATATCACCTCCCGTTCGCGTCGCGCACCCAAATCGGGGGCGAACCGGGACTCGAACATCGCCACGAGCAAGGAAGCGACGCGGCTGTTTTCAACCAGCGCCTGTTCGACATAGTTCTGGCTGAAAGCCAATCCGGTTTGGAACAGGTAACGATAGACCGCCCGTAACACCGTCGTTTGTCGCCAGGTCAACCGACAGACCAATGCCAAGCGATTGAAGCCGTCGTTTTCCGCTTCACCGAACCAGACTTTGGCAAACGCTTCATGGAACGCATCGCGGACATCCGCGACCACCAATGCCGAACCGATGGCATGGGTCAACTCAAAATCATGAATCCAAACCGATCCATCGGCGTTGTCCGTTTCATTGATTTCATAGGGGCGTTCACTGAGCACACGCAGGCCCATGTTCTCGAGCATCGGAAGGGCGTCGGACAGATAGATCGGCCGCCCAAGTTGATACAGCTTCAAGCGAACGCGGCTGCCATCCCCACCGACTTGTTCATAAAGCTGGATGGCGAACGGCGAGCTGGCAGTCAGCGCAGCCATCCGTTCCACGTCATCGGCGGCCACCTCCGCCGAAAAGTCATGGACATAGTTCGCGGGAAAGGCGTTTCGAAACCGATTGAAGTACTCGTAACCCCGTCGATAGTCGAAGCGGCGAGTCAACACATCGCGCAGATCGTCATTCCACGAGCGAACGGCACGTACGATCTCCGACTCAATCGACGCCAAGTCCGCGGGCTCTGTGCCACTTGGACATTCACGCACATTCACGTGCAATTGGGCCATCACCGACTCGCCCACCCGGACCGTCGACTCGGTGGAGCCACCATTGAGCATACGCCTCAAAATAGCTTCGACACGCTCACGGGCTTCCCAGTGGTACCGGTCCAGCGGAATGTAGACCAGGCAGGAGAAAAACCGGCCGTAGGGATCACGGCGGATGAACAGTTTGGTTCGCTCGCGACCTTGGAGGCTCAGAATGCCGTCACAGATCTCATAGAGTTCATCCACCGAGGCCTGGAACAGTTCGTCACGTGGCAGGGTGTCCATAATGTGCAGCAACGCCTTTCCAGCATGGCTGGTGCTGCGCAGATCCGCATGCGCCATCACCCGTGCCACTTTGCTTCTGAGCAAAGGAATGTCGCGAACGCTGCGAGCATAGACTGACGACGTATACAGCCCGAGAAACCGATACTCTCCAACCACGTTGCCCTGGTCGTCGTAGCGCTTCAGCCCGACGTAATCCAGAAAACCAGACCGATGGACGGTGGAACGGGCGTTCGCTTTGCTCAGCACCAACGGACCGGTGGCCGCGACTTGGTCGATCACACTACCGGTCAACTTGGTGGGCGTGGATGATTCGCCTGCGGATCGATTAATACCCAGGCGCGAGCTTGTGATCGGCAACAACGTGACGCCCGATTCGTCCCGTTCGACCTCGTATTCGCAGTAACCGAGGAACGTAAAATGGTCGTCCGCCAGCCAGCGTACGAAATCGCGCACTTCCAACGCGATGTCTTCTTCGACGGGCAATGTATGTAAAATCGAATCAGCCGTTAATGCGATCGCTTGCTCTCGCATCGCAGGCCAATCGGCCACCGCCAACCGAACATCCATCAATGCCGCTCGCAGCGCCTGCTCGAGCGCCGCCAGATCTGTGTCCCGAAGCTCTTGCTCCACCTCAAAGCGAACAAAGGATTCGGCGAGCCAACCCGGTTGTTCACGGGATTCGGCACTGACCGCCAGCAACTTGCCCTCCGCATCGCGCTGGACGAATACCACCGGATGCACCGTGAGCCGCACGGTAAATCCATGCTCATGCAGAATCATCAAGCTGGTGTCGATCAAAAACGGCATGTCGTCATTGACCATTTCGACGATGATGTGCCGGGATGACCAACCGTGCTGTTCAACGGTGGGCTGATATACCCGCAAGTTAAGCGCGTTTGGCGGCCTGACAGCACCAAACCGCCAGTGAGCAAGAACGGCGCCGTAGAGCGTGTCGGTATCGGTGGTGAGTAGGTCTTCTTCCGGTACTTTCCGGTAGTACTCCCGGGCGAAATTCCCGAGTTGTGTCATGACCGGATCGGTGTGATTCTCCTGGACACGATCCAGAACGGTGTCAATAAGCGCCCGTTTATTGTTCTCGGTACGACGCATGCATCAGCGCTCCACGATTCCGCTTCTCGGGAAACCGCCATGCGCCGCGACAAATGCTAAGTCCGACTAAGCGGATAGGATTTGCACGGGCTCGGGCATGGCATCCAATTGGGTCTCCGGTGCGGCGGCCTGGAAAGACCCCAGTGTCATACATGTACGGTATATTCGGCGAACCGTGGGAAAAGCTGAGAGATCCTGGCCACGCTGCATCGCCAGGTGAACTTCGGGTACGAGACAGGCATCGGCCAGCGTAGGCTGATCTCCGTGACAATAGACGCCGGTCTCAGGCTCGCTTGACAGTCGAACTTCCGCGGCCTCCAGACCGATTCGAATCCAGTATTCGAACCACTTGTCGAGCTGCTGTTCGCTCATTGCCTGGCGATCACGCAGGTAGCGCAGTACCCGCATGCTGTGGAGCGGTTGAATATCCGAAATAAACATTTGGGCCAGCGACCGAACGCGCGCACGCTCACAACATCCCGCTGGCATCATGGGTCGGGTCGCGACCTGTTCCTCGAGATACTCCATGATGGCCATGGACTGCGTGATCACCTGACCGTCGTGTACCAGCACGGGCGCCAGGCCCTGTGGATTCAGTGCGCGAAATTGATGGGCGGCACCGCCGTCCGATTCCAGACG includes these proteins:
- a CDS encoding NAD-glutamate dehydrogenase, with the protein product MRRTENNKRALIDTVLDRVQENHTDPVMTQLGNFAREYYRKVPEEDLLTTDTDTLYGAVLAHWRFGAVRPPNALNLRVYQPTVEQHGWSSRHIIVEMVNDDMPFLIDTSLMILHEHGFTVRLTVHPVVFVQRDAEGKLLAVSAESREQPGWLAESFVRFEVEQELRDTDLAALEQALRAALMDVRLAVADWPAMREQAIALTADSILHTLPVEEDIALEVRDFVRWLADDHFTFLGYCEYEVERDESGVTLLPITSSRLGINRSAGESSTPTKLTGSVIDQVAATGPLVLSKANARSTVHRSGFLDYVGLKRYDDQGNVVGEYRFLGLYTSSVYARSVRDIPLLRSKVARVMAHADLRSTSHAGKALLHIMDTLPRDELFQASVDELYEICDGILSLQGRERTKLFIRRDPYGRFFSCLVYIPLDRYHWEARERVEAILRRMLNGGSTESTVRVGESVMAQLHVNVRECPSGTEPADLASIESEIVRAVRSWNDDLRDVLTRRFDYRRGYEYFNRFRNAFPANYVHDFSAEVAADDVERMAALTASSPFAIQLYEQVGGDGSRVRLKLYQLGRPIYLSDALPMLENMGLRVLSERPYEINETDNADGSVWIHDFELTHAIGSALVVADVRDAFHEAFAKVWFGEAENDGFNRLALVCRLTWRQTTVLRAVYRYLFQTGLAFSQNYVEQALVENSRVASLLVAMFESRFAPDLGARREREVISTAQALDDALDQVASLDHDRILRAFLEVFRATLRTNYFQRQANGAEKALMSFKFDPERIPNLPKPLPNYEVFVYSPRVEGVHLRGGKVARGGIRWSDRREDFRTEVLGLLKAQMVKNSVIVPMGAKGGFVVKQPPAGGGREALQQEGVNCYRAFIQGLLDVTDNFVGGEIQTPEGVVRYDDDDPYLVVAADKGTATFSDIANEISRGYGFWLGDAFASGGSAGYDHKKMGITARGAWECVKRHFRELGHDIQTEDFTVVGVGDMGGDVFGNGMLLSRHIRLIAAFNHRHIFVDPNPNAEDSFRERKRLFDLPHSTWEDYDPALISPGGGVFDRQAKRIKLSEEMRRALGVATESLTPTELIKVIVQAPVDLFWNGGIGTYVKATEESHVDVGDRANDAVRVNGSDLRARVVGEGGNLGLTQLGRVEYALNGGKINTDYIDNSAGVDCSDHEVNIKILLNPAVVSGAMGEAERNDLLAQMTGEVAALVLRDNYLQSQALSLMACSAGAQLDEHMYVVRRLRDTAGLDARLEFLPGKQALASRRAQGLGLVRPELAVLLCYIKIAMYDALIESDLPEDAYLADELVTYFPNPLRTRFRQSMHDHRLRREIIATSVTNSLVNRMGVSFAQRMLDDMATDLANVARAYLCGREVFQMSQLWDRIESLDSQVPAEVQLDMMGTTASLLEDVTRWFLGRPARIVDISQTVDTYAPGVCEYVRIAHELPGGAEADVMAARAEALEQTGVPEDLAREIAAVEIKRLALDVVETAAQTDLDVAQSGQVYFRLGDQLELTWLVNQVNQFGVTDPWLTRALSGLRYDFFNEYMNLALKVIQSSDETEGEQRVVSWLQERPDAVSRFRSVLLEIQNLGTLDLAGLSVVVRELRRLAAC
- the maiA gene encoding maleylacetoacetate isomerase, whose amino-acid sequence is MELFTYCRSVAAHRVRIVFNYKAIPYSSKFVRLESDGGAAHQFRALNPQGLAPVLVHDGQVITQSMAIMEYLEEQVATRPMMPAGCCERARVRSLAQMFISDIQPLHSMRVLRYLRDRQAMSEQQLDKWFEYWIRIGLEAAEVRLSSEPETGVYCHGDQPTLADACLVPEVHLAMQRGQDLSAFPTVRRIYRTCMTLGSFQAAAPETQLDAMPEPVQILSA